The following DNA comes from Deltaproteobacteria bacterium.
CGCATGTGAATACGACAACACACGCATCGAAAAGACGCTAGGCTCTTTTCACTTCCAAAGCGTCCTCGAAAAACGCGGTCATGGTCAGGGTCAGTCCTCCCGCGTCCAGGGTGTGATCCTGACCCGGAAACAATTCCGAAACAGCTTCGAAACCGTCACCAACAAACACGGCCTTGGCCTCGCCGTTGCTTTCCCAACGAACCACCGTGCCATTGTTCAGGGTCAGCATCTCTCCATCGTGCAAGCGAACCGGCAAATCCTTTTCAACGTATTCCATAATGTACCTCCATGGTATGGTTTCAAGATCATACACGATTTTCCTGGAACCATACCAAACGGAAGCATAGGGTCAAGGAGGATCAGACCAGAAACGACAATTTGTCCGGGTTGACTGTTTGGTTGAACATGCCTAGTCCCACTGGGGCCCAGAAACCGGGCTACTTGATCTCGGAGCACGCCATGACCCCTCTTGAAAAAGAAATACGCCACAATGTCGAAAAACGCCGGACCTTCGGCATCATCAGCCATCCGGACGCGGGCAAGACAACCCTGACCGAAAAGCTCCTCCTCTTTGGCGGCGCCATCACCATGGCCGGCACGGTCAAATCGCGCAAAGCGACCCGCCACGCCACCTCGGACTGGATGAAGATGGAGCAGGAGCGCGGCATCTCCGTGACCACCTCGGTCATGAAATTCGAATACAATGGCTATGACATCAATCTCCTGGACACGCCGGGTCACGAAGACTTTTCCGAGGACACCTATCGAGTGCTGACCGCGGTGGACTCGGCCCTCCTGGTCATCGACTCGGCCAAGGGCGTCGAGGCCCAGACCAAAAAATTGATGGAGGTCTGCCGCATGCGCGACACCCCCATCATGACCTTCATCAACAAGCTCGACCGCGACGGTCTGGAGCCACTGGATGTCCTGGCCGACATCGAGGACCACCTCAATATCGAATGCGCGCCCTTGAGCTGGCCCATCGGCATGGGCAAGGGATTCAAGGGCACCTATTCCATATATAAGAAACAAATCCACCTGTTCTCGGCCACCCACGGCGGACGCATCCAGCAGGGCGTGGTCATCAACGATGTCAACGACCCCAAATTGGATGAGCTGCTTGGCCTGCAGGCCGACGACCTGCGCCGGGATCTGGAACTCCTGGAAGGCGCGGGCAACCCTTTTTCCGTGGAACGCTACCTGGCCGGCGAACAAACCCCGGTTTTTTTTGGCAGTGCCATCAATAATTTCGGAGTCCAGGAAATGCTCGACACCTTTGTCGAGCTGGCCCCCTGCCCCAAACCACGCCAGACGGTGACCCGCGAGGTTTCGCCCTTCGAGGAGGAATTTTCCGGCGTGGTCTTCAAAATCCAGGCAAACATGGACAAGGCCCATCGCGACCGTATCGCCTTCCTGCGCATCTGCTCCGGCAAATACACCAAGGGCATGAAAATTCGTCACCACCGCCTCGACAAGGATGTGCAGATCAGCAACGCGACCATCTTCATGGCCCAGGACCGCACCGGCGTCGAGGAAGCCTATGCCGGAGACATCATCGGCCT
Coding sequences within:
- a CDS encoding peptide chain release factor 3; the protein is MTPLEKEIRHNVEKRRTFGIISHPDAGKTTLTEKLLLFGGAITMAGTVKSRKATRHATSDWMKMEQERGISVTTSVMKFEYNGYDINLLDTPGHEDFSEDTYRVLTAVDSALLVIDSAKGVEAQTKKLMEVCRMRDTPIMTFINKLDRDGLEPLDVLADIEDHLNIECAPLSWPIGMGKGFKGTYSIYKKQIHLFSATHGGRIQQGVVINDVNDPKLDELLGLQADDLRRDLELLEGAGNPFSVERYLAGEQTPVFFGSAINNFGVQEMLDTFVELAPCPKPRQTVTREVSPFEEEFSGVVFKIQANMDKAHRDRIAFLRICSGKYTKGMKIRHHRLDKDVQISNATIFMAQDRTGVEEAYAGDIIGLHNHGTIRIGDTFSQKEELKFTGIPNFAPEHFRKVILKSPLKAKQLQKGLLQLAEEGAVQVFRPLLGNDYILGAVGVLQFDVIISRLKDEYAVDAIYQPVNLSAARWVDCGDKSLLDRFQKDLLSSLAMDSEGNLALLVDSAWRLEYIMEQWPDITFHTTREKN